From a single Pseudobutyrivibrio xylanivorans genomic region:
- a CDS encoding extracellular matrix/biofilm biosynthesis regulator RemA family protein, giving the protein MAFVNIGFGNIINSKKIVSMVTSDSAPAKRIIANAKEAGNIIDATQGRRTRCVIVCDSHVVLSALMPDTISNRINENSIKEESDYDA; this is encoded by the coding sequence ATGGCTTTTGTAAATATAGGTTTTGGTAATATTATTAATAGCAAAAAAATTGTTTCTATGGTAACATCGGATTCTGCGCCTGCTAAACGCATAATTGCAAATGCGAAGGAGGCAGGGAATATTATCGATGCCACACAGGGGCGTCGAACAAGATGCGTAATTGTGTGTGATTCACATGTAGTTTTATCCGCACTTATGCCAGATACAATTTCTAATAGAATTAATGAAAATTCCATAAAGGAGGAATCCGATTATGATGCATGA
- a CDS encoding YicC/YloC family endoribonuclease codes for MVRSMTGYGKGVAENKDARVTIEMKSVNHRYLDLNVKLPKKLNFLESTVRNKISESIFRGKVDVYITLNEHSDACYQVSINDAIALKYYESISAMAEKLGIDNDMKASSISRLPDVIEIEEIDADEDTLSELVLTALDGCIEQFVQSRIAEGKRLETDLKSKMDEMFSLVEKLEARSPKIIEEYRSRLLTKVHELLDDNHIDENRIAQEVVLYADKICIDEEMVRLKSHVAETRSVFDLDKEVGRKLDFLAQELNREANTILSKSTDVEIADIGITLKTLIEKVREQIQNIE; via the coding sequence ATGGTACGAAGCATGACAGGTTACGGTAAGGGCGTTGCTGAGAATAAGGATGCCCGAGTAACAATAGAGATGAAGTCTGTAAATCACAGATATCTGGATCTTAATGTTAAACTTCCTAAGAAGCTCAACTTCTTAGAGAGCACAGTTCGAAACAAAATCAGTGAAAGTATTTTCAGGGGAAAAGTTGATGTTTATATTACTCTAAATGAGCATTCTGATGCCTGCTATCAGGTATCTATTAATGATGCAATTGCCTTAAAATACTATGAATCAATTTCTGCCATGGCTGAGAAGCTCGGCATTGATAACGACATGAAGGCCAGCAGTATATCTCGTCTTCCAGACGTTATCGAAATCGAAGAGATTGACGCTGATGAGGATACACTTAGCGAGCTTGTTTTAACAGCACTTGATGGTTGTATAGAGCAGTTTGTTCAGTCAAGAATTGCAGAAGGAAAGCGTCTTGAGACTGATTTGAAGTCAAAGATGGATGAAATGTTCTCATTAGTTGAGAAGCTGGAAGCTCGTAGTCCTAAGATTATAGAGGAATATCGCTCACGTCTTTTGACAAAGGTTCATGAGCTTTTAGACGACAATCATATTGATGAGAATCGCATTGCTCAGGAAGTTGTTCTCTATGCAGATAAAATCTGCATAGACGAGGAAATGGTTCGTTTAAAGAGCCATGTTGCTGAAACCAGAAGCGTTTTTGATTTAGATAAAGAGGTTGGTAGAAAGCTTGATTTCCTTGCTCAGGAGCTTAACCGAGAGGCAAATACAATTCTTTCAAAGTCTACTGATGTTGAGATTGCTGATATTGGCATCACATTGAAGACACTTATCGAAAAGGTTAGGGAGCAAATTCAAAATATAGAATAA
- the rpoZ gene encoding DNA-directed RNA polymerase subunit omega: MIHPSYVELMEKVNENVEVGEEPVVNSRYTIVAATAKRARQIIDGSEPLINYHKGDKPLSIAVNELNEGAIKIVNEDANN, from the coding sequence ATGATACATCCATCTTATGTAGAACTTATGGAAAAGGTTAATGAAAATGTAGAGGTTGGAGAGGAGCCAGTAGTTAACTCTCGTTATACAATCGTTGCTGCTACAGCAAAGCGTGCTCGTCAGATTATCGATGGTTCAGAGCCACTTATTAACTATCACAAGGGCGACAAGCCACTTTCAATCGCTGTAAACGAGCTTAATGAAGGCGCAATCAAAATTGTAAATGAGGATGCAAACAACTAA
- the rimO gene encoding 30S ribosomal protein S12 methylthiotransferase RimO: MKVLFVSLGCDKNLVDSEHMLGDLMEHGYTICDDEADADIIVVNTCSFIADAMEESIQNIIDLGAYKESGKLKALVVTGCLAQRFTDEILADLPEVDAIIGTNSYDELIPAIDEVLANKGIKPVYKKELTGLPKDGKRMLTTGGHFAYLKIAEGCNKRCTYCIIPYIRGDYRSVPMEKLLVEAKQLAEDGVKELILVAQETTVYGTDIYGRKALPELLNKLCEIDGIRWIRILYAYPEEITDELIECMASQPKICHYIDMPIQHCNDELLKKMGRKTDKADIMNIAAKLRKAMPDISLRTTLICGFPGETEEMHQELLQFIRDMKFDRLGAFPYSQEDGTVAAKWDNQVDEDLKQKWHEEVMLCQKEISLANNQNYIGRTLPVFIEGKLPEDGVFVGRTYRDTPSVDGFIFVNSDTELTSGQFVEVTVNSFDEYDLIGDVKL, encoded by the coding sequence ATGAAAGTTTTATTTGTTTCTCTTGGCTGCGACAAGAACCTTGTTGACTCTGAGCATATGCTCGGAGATTTAATGGAGCATGGATATACTATTTGCGACGACGAGGCTGACGCAGATATTATTGTTGTTAATACCTGTTCTTTCATTGCTGATGCTATGGAGGAAAGCATTCAGAACATTATTGATTTGGGTGCTTACAAGGAATCTGGCAAGCTTAAGGCCCTTGTCGTGACAGGCTGCCTTGCACAGCGCTTTACAGATGAAATCCTTGCAGATTTACCTGAGGTTGATGCAATTATCGGAACAAATTCATACGATGAGCTTATTCCTGCCATCGATGAGGTTCTTGCTAATAAGGGTATCAAGCCAGTATACAAAAAGGAACTTACAGGTCTTCCGAAGGATGGTAAGCGTATGCTTACCACTGGCGGCCATTTTGCATATCTTAAGATTGCAGAGGGCTGCAACAAGCGATGCACATACTGTATCATTCCTTATATTCGTGGCGATTATCGTTCTGTTCCTATGGAAAAGCTTCTTGTTGAAGCTAAGCAGCTTGCTGAGGACGGTGTTAAGGAGCTTATTTTAGTTGCTCAGGAAACCACTGTCTATGGAACTGATATTTATGGTCGCAAGGCTCTTCCAGAGCTTTTGAATAAACTTTGCGAAATCGATGGTATCAGATGGATTCGTATTCTCTATGCATATCCAGAAGAAATCACTGATGAGCTTATAGAATGTATGGCTTCACAGCCAAAGATTTGTCACTACATTGATATGCCTATTCAGCACTGTAACGACGAGCTCCTTAAGAAAATGGGTCGCAAGACAGACAAGGCTGATATTATGAATATTGCTGCCAAGCTTCGCAAGGCAATGCCGGACATCTCACTTAGAACTACTTTAATTTGTGGTTTCCCTGGTGAGACTGAAGAGATGCATCAGGAGCTGCTCCAATTTATTAGAGATATGAAGTTTGATAGACTCGGAGCTTTCCCTTATTCACAAGAGGATGGCACAGTAGCTGCTAAATGGGATAACCAGGTTGACGAGGACTTGAAGCAAAAATGGCATGAAGAGGTTATGCTTTGTCAGAAAGAAATCTCACTGGCAAATAATCAGAATTATATCGGCAGAACTCTTCCTGTTTTCATTGAAGGCAAGCTCCCAGAGGATGGAGTTTTTGTAGGTCGTACATATCGAGATACACCATCAGTTGATGGATTTATTTTTGTTAACAGTGACACCGAGCTTACTAGCGGACAGTTTGTTGAGGTTACCGTTAATAGCTTTGATGAATATGATTTAATAGGAGATGTGAAGTTATGA
- the gmk gene encoding guanylate kinase: MHDKGLVIVLSGFSGAGKGTIMKHLLEAHPNDYNLSISATTRGMRSGEKDGREYFFKTREEFDEMIEKNELLEYATFNGNSYGTPKAYVEQLIERRKDVILEIEIQGALQVKEMYPDALLLFTMPPSAKELENRLVGRGTETPEVIKQRLAISCKESEYMDKYDYLIINDSLERAVDQVHNIIQAEHFKVDRNTSAINEMKNQLKMFERSN; the protein is encoded by the coding sequence ATGCATGATAAAGGGCTTGTTATTGTTCTTTCCGGTTTTTCAGGAGCGGGTAAAGGCACAATTATGAAGCATTTATTGGAAGCCCATCCAAATGATTATAATCTTTCCATTTCAGCCACAACACGTGGCATGCGTTCAGGAGAAAAGGACGGAAGAGAGTATTTCTTCAAGACTCGTGAGGAGTTTGATGAAATGATTGAGAAGAATGAGCTTCTTGAGTATGCAACCTTTAATGGCAACTCTTATGGCACTCCAAAGGCTTACGTGGAGCAGCTCATTGAACGACGCAAGGATGTTATTCTTGAAATTGAAATTCAGGGCGCTCTTCAGGTTAAGGAAATGTATCCTGACGCCTTACTTTTATTCACAATGCCACCTTCAGCAAAGGAATTGGAAAATCGCCTTGTTGGAAGAGGGACAGAGACTCCTGAGGTTATTAAGCAACGTCTTGCAATTTCTTGCAAGGAGTCTGAGTACATGGACAAGTATGATTACCTGATAATAAATGACTCATTAGAAAGAGCAGTTGATCAGGTTCATAATATAATTCAGGCTGAGCATTTCAAGGTTGATAGAAACACCTCAGCCATCAATGAAATGAAAAATCAATTAAAGATGTTTGAAAGGAGTAATTAA